A window of Paenibacillus polygoni contains these coding sequences:
- a CDS encoding GntR family transcriptional regulator, whose protein sequence is MIIELDMQSDIPIYTQLTNQIIEGIASGSLKPGEALPSVRSLASDIGINLHTVNKAYQLLKQEDYIHIHRQKGVVVNPNGMPEVNQEFSDKQNAQIRPLIAEAILRGVSLTEMKEMLERIYREIEPPTNKADHKKE, encoded by the coding sequence ATGATCATTGAACTTGATATGCAATCAGATATACCGATCTATACACAGCTGACGAATCAGATTATCGAAGGAATCGCCAGCGGCAGTCTAAAGCCGGGGGAAGCGTTACCTTCCGTACGGAGCCTGGCATCAGATATCGGCATTAATCTGCATACCGTAAATAAAGCTTATCAGCTTCTCAAGCAAGAGGATTACATCCATATTCATCGCCAGAAAGGGGTCGTTGTGAATCCAAACGGTATGCCTGAGGTCAATCAGGAATTCAGTGATAAACAAAATGCACAGATTAGACCACTGATTGCTGAGGCAATTTTAAGAGGGGTTAGCCTAACGGAAATGAAGGAAATGCTAGAGCGAATATACCGAGAGATTGAGCCGCCTACGAATAAAGCAGATCATAAAAAGGAGTGA
- the bshB2 gene encoding bacillithiol biosynthesis deacetylase BshB2, with protein sequence MEQKRILVVLPHPDDESFGMSGTLAKLINEEGAVVTYACLTLGEMARNMGNPPVANRITLPAIRKEELKESCRAIGIQDLRMLGFHDKTIEFEDRDLLDGTISALIEELNPSIIFTFYPGYSVHPDHDATGAAVVRVVEALEEDRRPAIQCVAFSNGHREALGDPDVSYDIRNFKLNKVKSIQAHSSQFRILSGDSLLKDKQFQKRLETEYFWTYPVK encoded by the coding sequence ATGGAACAAAAACGTATTCTAGTTGTATTACCGCATCCGGATGATGAATCATTTGGTATGTCAGGGACGCTTGCTAAATTGATTAATGAAGAAGGGGCAGTGGTTACCTATGCATGTCTCACACTCGGTGAGATGGCTCGTAATATGGGGAATCCGCCCGTTGCTAACCGGATTACACTGCCGGCGATTCGTAAGGAAGAACTCAAAGAATCTTGCCGTGCGATTGGCATCCAAGACTTAAGAATGCTTGGCTTCCATGATAAAACGATTGAATTTGAAGATCGTGATCTTTTGGATGGTACGATCTCAGCACTGATTGAGGAGCTGAATCCATCCATCATCTTTACGTTCTATCCGGGGTACAGCGTACACCCTGACCATGATGCGACAGGAGCTGCTGTGGTGCGTGTGGTTGAAGCGCTCGAAGAAGACAGACGCCCTGCCATTCAGTGCGTTGCTTTCTCAAATGGTCATAGAGAAGCACTCGGCGATCCGGATGTATCTTATGATATTCGGAATTTCAAACTGAATAAAGTGAAGTCTATTCAGGCACACAGCTCACAGTTCCGTATTTTGTCCGGGGATTCTCTCTTGAAAGATAAACAGTTCCAAAAACGCTTGGAGACGGAATATTTTTGGACTTATCCTGTAAAATAA
- a CDS encoding DUF1648 domain-containing protein: protein MPEIYFVLLITLFLPMVVLTSFIPYFTRQTESFGITVSEEVFHSADLKRMRKRYAASNFIIQAILAVIALAMSVRNSDSANVSAMWIMIYVLLSIVTQFLTMIYFHKTMKKYKAERLTDMIMPQVKLTIDMNFRKQKLVISKKWYLIHAVLIIATFIFTLMNYDLFPDKIVTQYDFQGNPTTIKDKSIGTVFMPVVMQIMMTLLFMFINTVIYRSKQQVDTEHPEASLEKNRIFRLRNSVFNLFASLMIILLFSFMQLQMLYPVDPVILAAVCISVVVLILVGTGILYVTTGQGGSRVKSPVAPSTKPPRDDDQNWKLGMFYFNPQDPSLFVEKRMGYGWTINHARPLAWIILVGIIGSVVLVSVLL from the coding sequence ATGCCTGAAATTTATTTTGTCCTTCTGATTACGTTGTTTTTACCGATGGTCGTTCTTACCTCATTCATTCCTTACTTTACAAGACAGACCGAAAGTTTTGGGATTACGGTAAGTGAAGAAGTGTTCCACAGTGCGGATTTGAAAAGGATGCGTAAAAGGTATGCGGCTAGCAACTTTATAATCCAAGCTATTCTTGCGGTAATTGCCCTGGCAATGTCGGTTAGGAATTCGGATTCTGCTAACGTTTCGGCCATGTGGATTATGATCTATGTGCTCCTAAGTATTGTGACACAGTTTTTAACCATGATTTACTTTCATAAGACAATGAAGAAATATAAAGCGGAACGGTTAACGGATATGATCATGCCTCAAGTGAAGTTAACGATTGATATGAATTTCCGTAAGCAGAAACTGGTGATTTCTAAAAAGTGGTATTTGATTCATGCGGTTCTGATTATCGCCACTTTTATTTTCACACTGATGAATTACGATCTGTTTCCTGACAAAATTGTGACGCAATATGATTTCCAAGGAAATCCGACAACGATTAAAGACAAGTCGATCGGTACTGTATTTATGCCAGTTGTTATGCAGATCATGATGACCCTGCTGTTTATGTTCATTAATACGGTTATTTACCGTAGTAAACAACAGGTAGATACAGAGCACCCAGAAGCGTCTTTGGAGAAAAATCGGATCTTTCGGCTTCGGAATTCGGTCTTTAATTTATTTGCTTCCCTGATGATTATTTTGCTGTTTAGCTTTATGCAGCTCCAAATGTTATATCCAGTAGATCCGGTCATATTAGCTGCTGTCTGCATTTCCGTCGTTGTTCTAATCTTAGTCGGTACAGGTATTTTATATGTCACGACAGGTCAGGGAGGAAGCAGAGTCAAATCGCCTGTGGCACCTTCTACCAAACCACCTCGTGATGATGATCAGAACTGGAAGCTCGGAATGTTTTATTTTAACCCTCAGGATCCTTCCTTGTTTGTAGAAAAGAGAATGGGGTATGGATGGACGATTAATCATGCAAGACCCTTGGCCTGGATTATTCTTGTTGGGATCATTGGGTCGGTCGTGCTTGTAAGTGTCTTATTATAA
- a CDS encoding N-acetylmuramoyl-L-alanine amidase family protein, with amino-acid sequence MVKIFIDPGHGGSDSGALGYGLKEKDLTLTIATRIRSILLAEYNDVSILMSRMKDETVTLTQRTNAANTWGADYFLSIHINAGGGTGYEDFVYQGSNTRAVNYQTNMHNEIMKLNTLTDRGQKTANFHVLRESRMPAILTENGFIDTNSDAALLKSASHLDLVARGHVNGLVKNFNLTKKVTTVQHTVVNGDTVYALSLQYGSTVQQIKEWNKLDSSFTIHAGQVLRVK; translated from the coding sequence ATGGTTAAAATATTTATTGACCCTGGTCACGGAGGGTCTGATTCAGGGGCGCTGGGGTATGGTCTGAAAGAGAAAGACCTAACCCTTACGATTGCTACTCGAATTCGTTCAATACTGCTCGCAGAGTATAATGACGTATCGATTTTAATGAGCCGCATGAAGGATGAAACGGTGACTCTGACACAGCGTACCAATGCAGCGAATACGTGGGGAGCCGATTATTTTCTATCAATACACATTAATGCTGGCGGAGGTACTGGCTATGAGGATTTTGTATATCAGGGATCTAATACGCGTGCCGTAAACTACCAGACAAATATGCATAATGAAATTATGAAGTTAAATACACTTACTGATCGAGGGCAAAAGACGGCAAACTTTCATGTACTAAGGGAATCTCGTATGCCTGCCATCTTGACGGAGAATGGGTTTATCGATACCAACAGCGATGCAGCACTGCTTAAATCCGCTTCCCATCTCGATTTAGTTGCTCGCGGTCATGTGAATGGACTCGTTAAAAATTTTAATCTAACAAAAAAAGTGACTACAGTACAGCACACGGTCGTTAATGGAGATACAGTCTATGCTTTAAGTCTTCAATATGGGAGTACAGTACAGCAGATCAAGGAGTGGAATAAACTGGACAGCAGCTTTACCATTCATGCGGGTCAGGTTCTGCGAGTGAAGTAA
- a CDS encoding sporulation protein — protein MSFFNKMLAKVGIGSAEIDTLLEKVSYVPGETVKGVVRIQGGHVDQEIERIYIQLMTRYIREQNDRKSEYKHTLACFDVSEQLLLRSGEKLEIPFSFPLPLETPVTYDGQPVWLSTGLDIEMAIDPTDHDEIKVEPHFYMDAVFEAVEYLGFHFKSSTCEHATKLGRGVPFVQEFEYYPSSRFAGRVHELELMMNLDEEGIHVLVEVDRKARGLMGFFEQAFDLDERHIRLYFDRADIAQGASHIAEQIERVIEEQTRL, from the coding sequence ATGTCCTTTTTTAACAAAATGCTTGCAAAGGTAGGCATCGGTTCTGCTGAGATTGACACTTTACTCGAGAAAGTATCTTATGTCCCCGGTGAAACGGTGAAAGGTGTCGTTCGCATACAAGGTGGTCACGTGGATCAAGAAATTGAACGTATATACATTCAGCTGATGACACGCTATATAAGAGAACAAAATGATCGAAAATCGGAATACAAACATACACTAGCCTGCTTTGATGTCTCGGAACAACTGCTTCTTCGCAGTGGAGAAAAATTAGAGATTCCTTTTAGTTTTCCGCTCCCGCTTGAGACACCTGTTACATATGACGGACAGCCTGTATGGCTAAGTACAGGGCTTGATATTGAAATGGCCATTGATCCAACAGATCATGATGAGATTAAAGTAGAGCCTCACTTTTATATGGATGCGGTATTTGAAGCTGTTGAGTATTTAGGCTTCCATTTCAAATCCTCTACTTGTGAACATGCTACTAAGCTCGGCCGCGGAGTTCCTTTCGTACAGGAGTTCGAATATTATCCAAGTTCCCGGTTCGCTGGCCGTGTTCATGAGCTGGAACTCATGATGAATCTGGATGAAGAAGGTATCCATGTGCTTGTGGAGGTGGACAGAAAAGCAAGAGGCCTCATGGGATTTTTTGAACAAGCTTTTGATTTGGATGAACGTCATATTCGTCTTTATTTCGATCGTGCTGACATTGCTCAAGGTGCTTCCCACATCGCTGAACAGATTGAACGCGTGATTGAAGAACAGACTCGCCTCTAA
- a CDS encoding DUF1835 domain-containing protein yields the protein MKPYELEEFVGYVLQACKTEQEEDGTHGMMLAEKITSEWSDALVKSQVRSFSEAGASKYIHMAPSSSAEGLLKVSLSKAGGPRNYVVFSIEDNLAIGPLSDLMGRQEEMKRMMWLTNELGHEYFLFHRHNYISSIQPVLEQIPADKVIVIWIGNTAHEQIFLRLMLYILRDVQAEVRVINAVDSFHMVESGNGKGKSSAEGEELPLVAFGQLDTTNVVPLILDERPYLLSDEEKKEYAREWLYLSRREENLRIWRQGEFQFLPIDAYDERIMSVINEIYNSIETIDEDDKKGDYIKAGYIAGIFMKRNPELMDDRFFEYRIRELIGKRRLDFIGAPTALYRFYIKPTK from the coding sequence ATGAAGCCCTATGAACTAGAGGAGTTTGTAGGGTATGTATTGCAAGCGTGTAAAACAGAGCAAGAAGAAGATGGAACTCACGGTATGATGCTTGCTGAGAAAATAACTAGTGAGTGGAGTGACGCGCTTGTAAAGTCGCAGGTTCGTTCTTTCTCAGAAGCAGGGGCTTCAAAGTATATTCATATGGCCCCGAGCTCATCAGCTGAAGGTTTGCTCAAAGTTTCTTTATCAAAAGCAGGGGGGCCACGGAACTATGTGGTGTTTAGTATAGAAGATAATCTCGCGATTGGACCTCTCTCGGATCTCATGGGACGTCAAGAGGAAATGAAAAGAATGATGTGGCTAACAAACGAGCTGGGTCACGAGTATTTTCTTTTCCACCGCCATAATTATATTTCTTCCATTCAGCCTGTTCTGGAGCAAATTCCTGCGGATAAAGTAATTGTGATCTGGATTGGAAATACGGCTCATGAGCAGATTTTTCTAAGACTCATGCTCTATATCCTGCGAGACGTACAGGCAGAAGTAAGAGTAATCAATGCGGTAGATTCGTTTCATATGGTAGAAAGCGGAAATGGGAAAGGAAAGAGTTCTGCAGAAGGAGAAGAACTCCCGCTCGTGGCATTCGGACAGTTGGACACCACTAACGTAGTACCACTTATTCTTGATGAGCGTCCTTATTTGCTATCAGATGAAGAGAAAAAAGAATATGCTAGAGAATGGCTTTATCTTTCAAGAAGAGAAGAGAACCTTCGGATCTGGCGGCAGGGCGAATTTCAGTTTCTCCCTATCGATGCTTATGATGAACGAATCATGAGTGTAATTAATGAGATTTATAACAGTATAGAGACTATCGATGAAGACGACAAGAAAGGGGACTACATTAAAGCAGGATATATTGCAGGAATCTTTATGAAACGTAATCCTGAACTCATGGATGATAGGTTCTTTGAATACCGAATAAGGGAACTCATTGGTAAGAGAAGACTCGATTTTATAGGAGCACCTACTGCTCTCTATCGCTTTTATATCAAACCGACAAAATGA
- a CDS encoding DUF6843 domain-containing protein, translating into MKKRSFFLVVICFALVAAGCSKSAGTKLYLIPEGYVGWVHIIYDQSKQPEIKKDEGTSIFPIGKDGILKVSNKDAVYGTSINKYFYVDAKGNKVREIDYLEEIHNQNVGNAQIGEGNQVVKTLPTVESFFVGDKSLMKNDEDVYPEDEMEQTK; encoded by the coding sequence ATGAAGAAACGATCATTTTTTTTAGTAGTGATCTGTTTTGCTCTAGTCGCTGCAGGTTGCAGTAAATCAGCTGGAACTAAACTTTATCTTATTCCAGAAGGCTATGTTGGGTGGGTCCATATTATATATGACCAATCAAAGCAGCCAGAGATTAAGAAGGATGAGGGCACATCTATTTTCCCCATTGGGAAAGACGGTATCCTAAAGGTATCTAACAAAGATGCGGTCTATGGTACTTCGATTAATAAGTATTTTTATGTAGACGCAAAAGGTAATAAGGTAAGGGAAATAGATTATTTAGAAGAAATCCACAATCAAAATGTGGGAAATGCCCAAATTGGAGAAGGGAACCAGGTGGTTAAAACTCTTCCTACGGTTGAATCCTTTTTTGTAGGCGATAAGAGTTTGATGAAGAATGATGAGGATGTTTATCCTGAAGATGAAATGGAGCAAACAAAGTAA
- the hflX gene encoding GTPase HflX encodes MEQIIREKAIIAGLERKGQEDFEYSMEELANLADACHISVEAVITQKADRVHPSLYLGTGKIEELARLLDTLEVDIVIFNDELSPSQVRNLEKRLEASVLDRTTLILNIFAERARSRESQLQVELARLQYVLPRLSGIRSSSGRQRGGVGTKNRGSGETKLELSQRRIEDKITELSRELELLVSQRKTQRRRRQKREIPVVSLVGYTNTGKSSLMNALLQKHHASEDKAVFAKDMLFATLQTSVRKLELADRKSFLLTDTVGFVSKLPHHLVKAFRSTLEEVLDSDLLIHVVDSAHPDAEQLIEVTNTTLRELGADEIPVIYAYNKTDLRMLPLESKDLRQPAVLVSAKTGAGLEEMEQAIRGAIFGHYKEVEVTIPYGEDQIVSYLHEHAYVKSTRYEEDGTKLTVEASPAMIQKWSHLLDTPTS; translated from the coding sequence ATGGAACAAATAATTAGAGAAAAAGCAATTATTGCGGGTCTTGAGCGCAAGGGACAAGAAGATTTTGAATATTCTATGGAGGAGCTCGCAAATCTGGCTGACGCATGTCATATATCCGTGGAGGCTGTCATTACACAAAAAGCGGATCGAGTACATCCTTCCTTATATCTAGGTACAGGTAAAATTGAAGAACTGGCCAGGCTCCTGGATACACTAGAGGTGGATATTGTTATTTTTAACGACGAACTTTCTCCCTCCCAGGTTCGCAATTTAGAGAAAAGACTAGAGGCATCTGTTCTTGATCGAACGACACTCATATTAAATATATTTGCCGAACGTGCAAGATCAAGAGAATCTCAGCTGCAGGTCGAACTCGCCAGACTACAATATGTCCTACCCCGTTTATCTGGTATTCGTTCTTCGTCAGGCAGACAGCGAGGCGGTGTTGGCACTAAGAATAGAGGCTCTGGTGAAACAAAGCTTGAACTGTCTCAGCGCCGTATAGAGGATAAGATTACCGAACTCAGCCGGGAACTTGAGCTGCTTGTCTCACAGCGAAAAACCCAACGAAGACGACGGCAGAAAAGAGAAATTCCGGTAGTCAGCCTTGTAGGATACACCAACACAGGTAAATCTAGTCTTATGAATGCTCTATTGCAGAAGCATCATGCATCCGAGGATAAGGCTGTTTTTGCAAAAGATATGCTGTTTGCTACCTTACAAACATCCGTTAGAAAGCTGGAACTTGCCGATCGGAAAAGTTTCCTTCTCACCGATACCGTCGGATTTGTCAGCAAGCTGCCCCATCATTTAGTCAAAGCTTTCCGTTCGACCTTGGAAGAGGTACTGGATTCAGATCTGCTTATCCATGTCGTAGATAGTGCTCATCCGGATGCGGAGCAGCTCATTGAGGTTACAAATACAACACTTCGAGAGCTAGGAGCAGATGAAATCCCAGTTATTTATGCCTATAACAAAACCGATCTTCGAATGCTTCCGCTTGAATCTAAAGATCTTCGGCAGCCTGCTGTTCTCGTTTCAGCCAAGACGGGGGCCGGTCTTGAGGAAATGGAGCAAGCGATCCGCGGTGCTATCTTTGGCCACTATAAAGAAGTCGAGGTCACCATTCCTTATGGTGAAGATCAAATTGTCTCTTATCTGCATGAACATGCGTATGTAAAATCAACCCGTTATGAGGAAGACGGTACAAAACTTACTGTTGAAGCTTCTCCGGCCATGATCCAGAAATGGTCTCACCTGCTTGATACGCCTACCTCCTGA
- a CDS encoding YojF family protein, with product MQLINKALVQEQLDQYANEDLYLHMELTMGAYAAHNDSSKHPASNFIKNIPVQYSKGTIEGDTYYRVGLKINDGWVYTEGLTHWEENEEGRVLLAGHDAEGRLIVSLLLSRTLF from the coding sequence ATGCAGTTAATTAATAAGGCATTGGTACAAGAACAGCTGGACCAATATGCAAACGAAGACTTATATCTTCATATGGAACTTACAATGGGCGCTTATGCAGCCCATAATGATAGCTCGAAGCATCCAGCTTCGAACTTTATTAAGAATATACCCGTTCAATATTCAAAAGGTACGATTGAAGGAGATACTTACTATCGTGTAGGTTTAAAGATTAACGATGGATGGGTATACACGGAAGGTCTTACTCACTGGGAAGAAAATGAAGAAGGACGTGTACTGCTTGCAGGTCATGATGCAGAAGGACGCCTCATCGTATCTTTACTGCTTAGCAGAACACTGTTTTAG
- a CDS encoding 3-oxoacyl-[acyl-carrier-protein] synthase III C-terminal domain-containing protein, giving the protein MATVKIKKISVYHPEKSYSNQDLVEGIENGHKLVGAWEAVGKERRYKADEHENTLTLAIKAAQKVLAESGIAGSDVDMIVVSSGTHEYQLPTDAALVHQAIEGKNKCIIYDQNTNCVGMVVAYDQVCRTMISNQKIKYALLIGSETLGHYYRDSDFIYEGVAGDAACAVILERVEDDSVGFMDSEYFTDSSNAMDLKFPAEGLKKAVRDQGDNKVFVKADYGVEVAYPEVKSIISTLLVDHEIKSEDISGYFVSQLSISVIENIAKDLQEDMKKFKYIGNQYGYTGTTSPFIALHHAIEDGDVTTGDHIVMWSVGAGVTSAAVLLKL; this is encoded by the coding sequence GTGGCTACTGTAAAGATAAAGAAAATATCGGTATACCATCCTGAGAAATCCTATTCCAATCAGGATCTAGTAGAGGGTATAGAAAATGGACATAAACTTGTGGGGGCCTGGGAAGCAGTAGGTAAAGAGCGTAGATATAAGGCGGATGAACATGAGAATACGCTCACTTTGGCTATAAAGGCAGCGCAAAAAGTGTTAGCAGAGTCAGGGATCGCGGGGAGCGATGTAGACATGATTGTCGTTTCTTCGGGTACTCATGAATATCAATTGCCAACGGATGCTGCTTTGGTCCATCAAGCGATTGAAGGGAAAAACAAATGTATCATCTATGATCAGAACACAAATTGTGTTGGTATGGTCGTAGCCTATGACCAAGTATGCAGAACTATGATAAGTAATCAGAAAATTAAGTATGCCCTGCTTATTGGATCGGAAACACTGGGACACTATTATCGCGACAGTGACTTCATCTACGAAGGGGTTGCTGGTGATGCTGCCTGCGCTGTAATTTTGGAAAGAGTAGAGGATGACAGTGTTGGGTTCATGGACTCTGAATACTTCACAGACTCATCGAACGCGATGGATCTTAAATTTCCTGCAGAAGGGCTAAAGAAAGCAGTACGTGATCAAGGTGACAATAAAGTTTTTGTAAAAGCAGATTATGGTGTCGAAGTTGCCTATCCAGAAGTGAAATCTATTATTTCGACACTGTTAGTGGATCACGAAATTAAAAGTGAAGATATATCAGGCTACTTTGTATCTCAGCTGAGTATCAGTGTAATAGAGAACATTGCGAAAGATCTTCAAGAAGATATGAAGAAATTTAAATACATAGGTAATCAGTACGGTTATACAGGGACGACAAGCCCCTTTATTGCATTACATCATGCGATAGAAGATGGGGATGTTACTACCGGTGATCACATTGTCATGTGGTCCGTTGGTGCAGGTGTAACGTCAGCAGCCGTTCTCTTGAAGCTATAA
- a CDS encoding antibiotic biosynthesis monooxygenase family protein: MLVQLRKITVKEGFSEKIVERFGKPGGPMSEIPGFIDRSVMVKKNRKKGEETEEVIVMIRWESEEAWKTWEKSPAHIEGHRNKRNQEKPDYLLDTEVSMYLVKTPEQVKV, from the coding sequence ATGTTGGTTCAACTTCGTAAAATTACGGTAAAAGAAGGTTTCAGCGAAAAGATTGTAGAACGTTTCGGCAAACCAGGCGGACCGATGTCCGAGATTCCAGGCTTTATTGATCGATCGGTGATGGTGAAGAAAAACCGTAAAAAAGGGGAAGAAACAGAAGAAGTAATCGTCATGATCCGCTGGGAATCAGAGGAAGCATGGAAGACTTGGGAAAAGAGCCCTGCTCACATAGAGGGTCATCGGAACAAGCGAAATCAGGAGAAACCAGACTATTTGCTAGATACTGAAGTATCCATGTATCTTGTGAAAACGCCTGAACAGGTGAAAGTGTAA
- a CDS encoding DUF1273 domain-containing protein — translation MKNLLVTGYRAHELGIFNQKHPGIPFIKQALRSKLVPLIEDGIEWVITPGQIGIDLWASEVVIELKKEYPQLKLSIISAFANPEENWSEDKKTYYEEIKRHVDYYGVVSKQPYIGPWQFAARDELLFRKTDHLLLVYDEESGPGSPKFVKEKALKKQQEDGYGITIIHSEDIQNMADEMTGFYEEGETDWAE, via the coding sequence ATGAAAAATTTATTAGTAACCGGATATCGGGCTCATGAGCTCGGTATTTTCAACCAAAAACATCCCGGCATTCCTTTTATCAAGCAGGCCCTTCGTTCCAAACTAGTCCCGCTGATTGAGGATGGAATTGAATGGGTCATTACACCCGGACAGATTGGGATTGATCTCTGGGCCTCTGAAGTTGTCATTGAATTAAAAAAAGAGTACCCACAGCTCAAATTATCCATTATTTCAGCCTTTGCTAATCCGGAAGAAAACTGGTCGGAGGATAAAAAAACATACTATGAAGAAATTAAACGCCATGTGGACTATTATGGTGTGGTGAGTAAACAGCCTTATATCGGTCCTTGGCAGTTTGCTGCGAGAGACGAGCTGTTATTTCGGAAAACAGATCATTTACTGCTTGTGTATGATGAAGAGAGCGGCCCGGGTAGTCCTAAATTTGTGAAGGAAAAAGCACTCAAAAAGCAGCAAGAAGATGGATATGGCATCACCATTATTCATTCTGAAGATATCCAAAACATGGCTGATGAGATGACCGGTTTCTATGAAGAAGGAGAAACAGACTGGGCGGAATAA
- a CDS encoding DUF1835 domain-containing protein: MTNQHVHIMFGMEEQGILKAALHKAEIRHNHKVISFNDWFAFGPLKQLHLEEGEKTRTRWLSARLSNYEPLYTYNPEHQTGRVVETIQSLSEDTNVTLWHGNHAHDQIGVRFVLSLLRDRKMNMKLVNPIQKDSNMVGNVHTNPVNLSQLKASEYIPFLHKMDEFNLLTQEEIDEFVLDWEQISNDPALFRIWENDHVKLCAEDALDQDLRNVIIEQSSLYPDQYVPASKVVSEVVRKREGYSLRKDFLEYRLRSLIQEKQLLFKGAPGQLHRYRVKWEMEDVI; this comes from the coding sequence TTGACCAATCAGCATGTACATATCATGTTCGGGATGGAAGAACAAGGAATATTGAAAGCGGCTCTTCACAAGGCAGAGATAAGGCATAACCATAAAGTGATTTCATTTAATGACTGGTTTGCTTTTGGACCGCTAAAGCAGCTTCATCTTGAAGAGGGAGAGAAGACACGGACTCGCTGGCTATCCGCTCGGTTATCTAATTATGAGCCATTATATACCTACAACCCAGAACATCAAACGGGAAGAGTGGTAGAGACGATTCAATCCTTGTCAGAGGATACGAATGTAACTCTATGGCATGGAAATCATGCACACGATCAAATCGGTGTTAGGTTTGTACTTTCGCTCCTTAGGGATCGGAAAATGAATATGAAGCTTGTGAATCCAATCCAGAAGGATTCTAACATGGTAGGTAATGTTCATACGAATCCCGTAAATTTGTCACAACTGAAAGCTTCGGAGTATATTCCGTTTCTACATAAAATGGATGAATTCAACTTACTTACACAAGAAGAAATAGATGAATTTGTATTAGACTGGGAGCAGATTTCAAACGATCCTGCCCTTTTTCGGATATGGGAGAATGATCATGTAAAATTATGTGCAGAGGATGCACTGGATCAAGATCTGCGGAATGTAATCATAGAGCAGTCTTCTTTATATCCAGATCAGTATGTACCTGCTTCTAAAGTAGTAAGTGAAGTCGTAAGAAAAAGAGAAGGTTACTCACTTCGCAAAGATTTTTTAGAGTATCGCCTGCGTTCACTTATTCAAGAGAAACAGCTTCTTTTTAAAGGAGCCCCAGGTCAGCTTCATCGGTATCGTGTGAAATGGGAAATGGAGGATGTAATTTAA